A section of the Myxocyprinus asiaticus isolate MX2 ecotype Aquarium Trade chromosome 40, UBuf_Myxa_2, whole genome shotgun sequence genome encodes:
- the LOC127431122 gene encoding uncharacterized protein LOC127431122, which produces MDVERVLVSLSAETCAFPPTEELVESSQWFATPKEKYTSSERQTDLLSTSPLPLTASPRAARRGPVKTGGSIFVLDHGWWTQPMRDAIDGLLAKHRGKKDMLKQVDADYAALVHRSCKDPNSLLHPTIRQHISRYVKHLAKLINTSSSLNTSPEKLLETQQLWQHLTEGSETVSVPVTVLTPAPVNPPVVSPSQDAPLTQATLATMVKEIVERQLAAQQLQQQQQPKKTKKTRTCLSCVQPKSRYLGDGSSVHFFFISQQR; this is translated from the exons ACAGAGGAGCTGGTGGAGTCCTCACAATGGTTTGCCACtccaaaagaaaaatacacatcgTCTGAGAGACAAACAG ATCTGCTGAGCACTTCCCCACTGCCCCTGACAGCCTCTCCCCGTGCTGCCCGCAGAGGACCCGTTAAGACTGGTGGAAGTATCTTTGTACTGGACCATGGCTGGTGGACGCAACCCATGAGAGATGCCATTGATGGACTCCTAGCAAAGCACCGTGGGAAGAAAGACATGCTGAAGCAGGTGGATGCTGACTATGCTGCCCTTGTGCACAGATCTTGCAAAGACCCCAATAGTCTCCTTCATCCAACCATAAGGCAGCATATCTCTCGGTATGTGAAACACCTTGCCAAGCTAATAAACACCAGCTCCTCTTTGAACACCAGCCCAGAGAAGCTGTTGGAGACTCAGCAGCTTTGGCAGCATCTGACAGAAGGCAGTGAGACAGTCAGCGTACCAGTCACAGTCTTGACACCTGCTCCTGTAAATCCACCAGTGGTGAGTCCTTCCCAGGATGCTCCTCTGACCCAGGCTACACTTGCGACGATGGTGAAGGAGATTGTGGAGAGGCAGCTAGCAGCTCAGCagttgcaacaacaacaacagccaaAGAAAACCAAGAAAACCAGGACTTGTCTCAGTTGTGTGCAGCCAAAGTCTCGTTACCTTGGCGACGGCTCctctgtccattttttttttatcagtcagcAGAGGTGA